GTACCAACAGATTTTCAATAGAAGGGGTACACTGACTATTGGACTGTGAAGAAGCTATACACGAATATGAACTCATTCCAAATTCAAGATTCCGCACTGTCAGATAAAAACAATGCCTGCAATTCTAAGCATCCATCATGCCCTCTACATGATAAAACCTTCTAATGCCAAGtctaacaaaaagaaaaaaacacagGCAAGTAAACCATGACTAAATGGTAACGGGGAAAACACACCATTTTTGCCTGATTTGAAAACCATGTCTTCAAAGGTGTCAGCAACCACCACTTTTACAGGTTCCTTATTCTCCTCGGGAATAGGTTCAGACTTGAGATATGGTGGAACTTTTCCTTCCTGCAGAAGAGTACTTTAGGCAAACAGCAAATAGAGGACAAACCGCAAATATCTCTTTAACTCACAGCTACATCTCCTATCAATAACTCATGACCTTAACCAGTGCAAGTTACAGAAAGTTgcaattataccaaaattttgataagaaagTATAAGGTTTATCATATTTCGAACCAGTACATTAAATCTAGTGAAGAAATTACCTTGTAATCCTTCACAAAAGGTGCAATGTCATTAGCTTGCAAATTTGGTTTCAAATACTTCTTCCCGTCATTATTCTGAATGATGATTAGAGGTACTTGGCTTTCTTGAACTCCAAAATACTGCTCTCCAACCAAAAAAAGAATTAGACTACTGTAGCAAATGCAATAAGCATACTGCCATATTTGAGTAGATACTAACCTGGAAGGCAGCTTGACTAGCCTCAAGATCTCCCAAAAGGAAACCAATTCCCTGTCCTTTGTATTGCTCAGCAACTTCACGATATTTTGAAGTTAAAGAATCAATACCTTCAACACTCAAGTTTGCAAACAACATAGCCTAACAGATTCAGAAGTTCTATTAGTAGATGAACTTAAAGGATGTACCGAACAAGTTATGACAATCAAACCAAAATGATATAGAAGGAAGACCAAGCTGATAAAGAACTCAATATCACAGTCCAAAGTGCATGACGACAGTAGAAAacatgacaaaaataagaattcCAATATAACGCTTGTTATCAAACAAATGCCAGCCACACTGTCTTCACTGTGTATAAGAACTAGGTGACAAAGGAATGAAATTTCGGATGTGTAAATTTACCTTAGCATTGGGACTGTTATAGAACTTGATAACAAATGGGTGATTGCTTGGGTCCTTGTTAAAGAGGGTAACAAGAGGCATGCTAGATTCTGCAACAAACTTCTCTAGAGCTTCCACATTAAAGTCCTGAAAGAAAAATGCTTCAGTAAAAGCAAATTGCAAAGAGTACAAAGGAAGCTAACAACAGTAATGAATTTGTATATCAATGGTGATAAAGAATATAGTTGATACTCCAAATAGATTTGGCAATTTGTGTCTTCATGTCAAGTTCATGTACTTTACGTCAATATTATGTTTGCGGATCATATATTTACATAGATTTTGATCACTTAACAATTTGTGCCGTATAGATTTTGACATGGTCTTGTTTTTGTGTACGGCCCTGTTTTAGTTATTCTCCCCATGTTATGTAATTGTATTGTCCAAACTTTCTAGGTCTAGCTCAAGATTACCTCGAAGTCAACAAAGAGTTCATCAAAAGGCTTGAAAAGTCTGACCACAGGGCCGGTCACTGACGATTCGCCACGGGGAAGGTGCTTAGCATCCAAAGTATGACCAAATTCATAATCAGAACGCAATTTCTCAGCAAGTGCCATATAACTCTCAAACTCTTCGCCAGAGAATTTTGGGAATACCCCAACCTGGAATTAGAACATATATCTACATATCAGCTAAACTTCGTCACcaaaaacaaatggaaacagaAGAGAAAACAATTCTAAGAGAGCTTACAACTACTATCTTCTTGCCATCAATAAGATTACTGGCATCTTCTGCTGACTTTAGTTCAGCAGAAGCAGGACCACTTTGTTTCTTCAAATACTCCACAATACCATCAGCTTCACGTGGACCTTTGTATTCCTGAACATTCTTTCCtccatttctcaaaattctaagtGTAGGGTAACCCCTGACTTCATATTCATTTGCTAGATATTTGTTTGCTTCCTCATTGGCGTCAACTTTGGCAAGAATGACTGGAGGGTCGTGTTTACTCAATATAGATGCTGCTTTTTCATACTACACCGCAAACAAAAAGGTTTATTGTTATTAGCCAACTAAGAAAATTATCAACAAAAATTGACTAATTtggggaaatttttttttttttacctctGGAGCAAGATTCTTACAGTGCCCACACCTAAAGTATTCAAAACAATgcattttaagaatttagtgccAAGAAGAAAGACAGGACTAACAAGGCAtgttaagaaaatgaaatatacTAAGTTAAATCTCTCCAGAACGAAGACTCATGTTTGCAttgtttagataaattatttcaagtattcaaaaaatcatatttcaGCAAGCCAAAATGATCTACATGTAGACCATTCTTGCAAGATTTATTTACCATGAAATTTCATGTTATCACAACATAATACGACACATTGCAccttacattttaattaaaaaaaaaggtcaaaCTTCAACTACTTACCAGATCGAAACCAATACTTAATAACAAGAAAAGACAAGGATTCTTCACAATAACCTCAAATTGCGTAAACATTATATCATTACTTGTGAGAATATCTCTGCTTCCAAAAGCAAATGATTCCTTCGAGAACTCGATAAGCAATCAATTAACCGATCATTTCAAGATAAGCAATCAATTTTCGTATTAATAGCTAACTTCAATGAAGCACTCCTACAATCGGTCACTAATCTCAAATCTTAACTACTCGAATTGAAAACTTCTCAAGAAAAATAAGATCGGGTAATAAACTGTAAAATGCACtaaaaaaatctttcaaaaagcAACTATCACGAATTTAGACTCCTTATTTTCTAAATCAACAACTAAACTCATAGCATGCAGTTGAAGCCTCTATTATTTTCACGAAACTAAGATCCAAAAatataagaagaagaaaaattaggcgaaaaatgaaaaaaaaaattatgaaaggcTTACCAAGGAGCGTAAAACTCGACGACGACAAATTTGTGCTTACTAACAGTGTCGGTGAAGTTGGAATGATCCAAAGTCAAAACAAAGTCCTTCGTTTCACTGCTCTGTTCAGCTGAGATCGCCGTTACAGAGCATAAGATTGCGGACAAAGCAAACCAAAGTGAAACACTTCTCGCCATTATCGAAGCTCTCTATCTCTCCTCACTTTTTCgctatctttcttttttttcagtGACTAGATTTATAGGGTTTTAACGGAATGACatcaaagactttagaaaccGAAGGAAGACAAAAACATGGTATTGATAGTTTGGTACGTCACGCTCTGGAGAACGCGGTGATGAGAATGAGGCttaaaaacccaattttcttttttgatgtaATTGGGTTGATTGTATTCTCGGGTTGATTGTATTCTCGAggttaatttattagtaactcTTTTGCACGGTAAAATATAGGTAGAGACGAATagaactttaaagaaattggaACTGATACACACCTTGAAACATTCATTAATCTcgcataaatttatttttatctctaCACACCAACAATTTTAAAGTTCTATGTTCGtaatttatgagaaattaaaCACGACGTGTTTATTTACCACACATTCACATGACACGACAAGAATGATACTATGAGGATGGCTATCGAGAAATGTGGTTGCATCGAGGTTAGTGaacttatcaaattttttatttagaaaaaatatttatcgcAATGAAATGAATGTCATGTTGCATAAATTTGATCTCATTagttaagtaaattaatatgtttatcatatgcataatatttttaacatgcataattatgaatgatattaacaaattatataatatatgattgaaaaaaagaaggaaataaaatgGATAGGATGAAAAATACACAATCGAGAAAGGATATATTAATGGATCAGAACAATACATTTGTTTTGAATGGTGATGACattattcaaacataatttgtaatagcctgattttttagtggtgtcggaaacagtggcTTGGGGTCACTAAATTCGGCGAGTaagcttgtaaattttattatttaatatatacgagtcaaatgtggttttaaaaagatttttgaattggtaatttatgttttataatgaattattaggttcgaatggtaaaaccctagatcaagtggttttagaaaatgaggtcttgagacctcgtttctataaactgagtcataaatatttttataaatatttacggagtgtcattaaggtagtattaaagtttcgttgaaaaattttaacgtttcgataattaattaattaagaggactaaattaaaaaaggtgcaaaacttgttaattataaaaaataaattaaatggccTAATTAATAACCAAGGGAGGAATTAAGGATTAAATATGCCTAAAATAAAAGGTGAGGCGGCATaagtaagagaaaaaaaaagccatTTAATGGCAAAgttgtaaattttatgaaattaaaattaaaaaaattggattttaagGTTTTCTGggcttttcttcttcaaaatttcgGCCAAACAGCCATGGGAGAGAGATTTTAAGctgattttgcatatttttgtTTCATGTGAGTCCAATTCTTAtctgtttcttgtaattttttatatttttcagattgttacaattaggttCAACTAAATATTaccttagttttttttattttattaaaaattttggaagtttccattgattaatattatatgttttgatgaataacatggatttagagctttaatttagttgtatgatgattttataaagtgattttgttaaatattgattttaggatcaaattgtgaaaatgttaaaatattagggtttggtagTAAATTTCTGGTTATTAAGGGCTTTATGATGGCCtagaatatttatataaattattgattgataaaaaattgttaatttgatagattaactagttaagggattaaattgcaaaagttgtaaaagtttggggtaattgtgtaaattcaaaaaaaagtattaattgtgaaatgaattgataatgaaatatatgctaatggatgagtaattttatattttagatcaagatcccgtagatactcgtgaaaaagaaaaaatagcggaatagtccctgaacttctacaattactacaatttaatccaggtaagttcgtacggttaaactttaaatttgtataaattgatgattGGTATTAAGCATATATTCTATTGttggaaataatttattgtacgaattatgatattgaattgaacaTTCAATTTGAATTGAACGCGGGATCCGAGTACATTCGTGATTTGGCGTATGACGGTATTAGAGGAAAATATCagaaaattacccaagtaaatcgagGTTCAGCATGTGTTGCGAACTCTTgtgttttactttctgtttatCCCTttcgagcttctgttcagctcttacgagcttctgttcagctcttacgagcttctgttcagctcttatgagcttctgttcaactcttatgagtttctattaagctcttatgagcttctgttggcATTTTCAGATGgaccagctcttatgagcttctgttaacGATGTACTATTATCTGTAAATCTTTCTTCAAATGGGAAGGATTTGGTAAGGTGATTTacttattgaaattgaaagacatgttatttatttttggtaacaACTTGAAAACGGATGTATTCATCCATTGAAGTTCTGATTGACATGGATTTATCGtgaatcatttttattatttgatttattatagttagttctgtaagatttttatttattccgtcgaacttactaagcttcattaagcttatttGAGTTGTTTAATGTCCTTGTAGTTTTTCAGAATGTTGGGCGATCGGATCaacactcaagtcacactatctaGCTTATTCCGGTAGTTTTTGAAATGTTCGATacggtttatatggcatgtataggcttttgTGTGGATTGGATCAAAGTTTGGCTTGtgtaaatgttataaattatattttgtttatataaccaACTTATATATATTGGTTTGAGAATGAGGCATATTAGTAATGTTGGTGTGAGTGATATATGTTTGTATGTAATTATTTTGTGGTGAATCTTAGTAGAATTGTTAGATGGATTAAATACGTAAGCCTAGATTTTTGGttgacatgtttttaagttgtcatttgaggtgtctAGGAGCATGTTGGTTGATTGTGGTGATGATGAATGTTTAAGACATGGTTTTAGTTTGTGTTTGGATATTATCGATGAGACATATTTTAAGTgtattaattactaaaattaaaaatttgtagaTGATCATATAATATGAGTAATCTTGgttgatttaaaataatcataagttaaatgtgttttataTATGATTACACATTTTTAGTCTATGTTATAAAGGTCAAGTAGGAGTGGTTTTGactagaaataaaataagttatttgaAAATTGGATAGCTAATTcttgttgttatttttgttaagtAGAATAGTGGAAATTTTGGCTTATATAAAGACAACTATTCCGGTATAAAATATTCTAGTGAGAATGTGAACGtgataatcatatatttaaaatcaatgtCATGCTTAATGATGATGCATGTGGTTTTATACACGACTTAGATATGATCTATAATCTCATGATTCGTTTTGagatgtaaattttgaaatttactttGGAAGTCATAACCAAAAGATCTCGTGAGTATGgaaataacaatataaatgtTATTTGATCCATTTTAGGTGATGAATATGATTTTGATCATAGTCGAAATTGGCTAATAATATCATTGATAAAGGGTGTATAAATGTATAATGTTATAGTCCAAAGATTGGACAATCGATGGTCCTCTAATATGACTATGTactaaaatatatgaaataccCTTTATGTGTATATGGTTTGTTACAGAAAATATGTTATAGGGACATGATAAGAAGCTATGAAATAGCAAATATTTTGTCTTGTTCCACCAAGGGTTTTGAAGTCTCTTTACAACAActtatttgatgaaaatatatgatatatggtttttatatttggtaattgtaaaattaatttcaatggtattaagaaataaataaagcaacCAAAATATGAAACCATCatgataagaaaaataaagtaatcAATAGTAGAAAATATATCTTTGAtggtaaaattaatttcaatggtactaagaaataaataaagtaactAAATATGAAACCGTCATTATGAGAAAA
This sequence is a window from Gossypium raimondii isolate GPD5lz chromosome 5, ASM2569854v1, whole genome shotgun sequence. Protein-coding genes within it:
- the LOC105769678 gene encoding protein disulfide-isomerase, which translates into the protein MARSVSLWFALSAILCSVTAISAEQSSETKDFVLTLDHSNFTDTVSKHKFVVVEFYAPWCGHCKNLAPEYEKAASILSKHDPPVILAKVDANEEANKYLANEYEVRGYPTLRILRNGGKNVQEYKGPREADGIVEYLKKQSGPASAELKSAEDASNLIDGKKIVVVGVFPKFSGEEFESYMALAEKLRSDYEFGHTLDAKHLPRGESSVTGPVVRLFKPFDELFVDFEDFNVEALEKFVAESSMPLVTLFNKDPSNHPFVIKFYNSPNAKAMLFANLSVEGIDSLTSKYREVAEQYKGQGIGFLLGDLEASQAAFQYFGVQESQVPLIIIQNNDGKKYLKPNLQANDIAPFVKDYKEGKVPPYLKSEPIPEENKEPVKVVVADTFEDMVFKSGKNVLLEFYAPWCGHCKKLAPILDEVAVHYEKDDNVLIAKLDATANDIVGENFDVRGYPTIYFRSTSGNITPYEGNRTKEDIINFIEKNRDKTAQQESAKDEL